Proteins encoded in a region of the Clostridia bacterium genome:
- a CDS encoding FGGY family carbohydrate kinase, with product MSRPQYIISHDVGTSSNKAVLIGLDGKIKAYCTQGYPIHYPQVNWAEQDPEDYWNAVCHTTKKVMQQGDVSSSDIAGVIFTTQTIGIIPMDGNKRCLRPAIIWMDGRASKQADQIMSKFGGRGIFSNIVGTAITGKDGLAKLLWIKQNEPDVYKKTEYFLDVNGYLTFKMTGRQVYEWSCASTIGFDLKKNDWMRGIIRYIGLDLNKFPELVRSTDRVGGITREAAEQCGLLEGIPV from the coding sequence ATGTCTAGACCTCAATATATTATTTCTCATGACGTGGGAACCAGCAGCAACAAGGCGGTATTGATAGGGCTGGATGGGAAGATCAAGGCCTACTGTACTCAAGGATATCCTATTCATTACCCACAGGTCAATTGGGCTGAACAAGATCCGGAGGATTATTGGAATGCTGTATGTCATACCACTAAAAAAGTTATGCAGCAAGGAGATGTGTCGTCTTCAGACATTGCGGGTGTGATATTTACAACCCAGACAATAGGGATAATTCCGATGGATGGGAACAAAAGATGCTTGCGTCCTGCGATAATATGGATGGACGGACGTGCTTCGAAACAGGCTGATCAAATAATGAGCAAGTTTGGAGGAAGGGGGATATTTTCTAATATAGTAGGTACAGCCATTACAGGGAAAGATGGTTTAGCGAAGTTGCTCTGGATCAAACAGAACGAGCCGGATGTTTATAAAAAGACCGAGTATTTTCTAGATGTAAATGGTTATTTGACATTTAAAATGACTGGACGTCAAGTGTATGAGTGGTCATGTGCTTCTACTATAGGGTTTGACTTGAAAAAGAATGACTGGATGAGAGGGATCATAAGGTATATAGGATTGGATTTAAATAAGTTTCCTGAACTGGTGCGTTCCACAGATAGGGTAGGTGGTATTACAAGGGAAGCAGCTGAACAATGCGGATTGCTGGAAGGTATTCCTGTAT
- a CDS encoding class II aldolase/adducin family protein, whose translation MDINEAKELVIQAGEKLVRSGLIARTWGNISCRIDQNHFAITPSGRDYLSLTPEQIVVVEIEDGSYNGNIKPSSEKGIHVEVYKLNPEINFIIHTHQQNASVVSALGLDSIEVADEFFYLGGQVICAPYALPGTKKLHRNVSDAVVRSRGKAVIMKNHGALCIGENYQEAFMVASQLEDACDRFVKEQYLKVSGQTDFDPYQMRSFALSRLRRKDKIDEDCIPGHDYQSQRTQKGFILYQTPGEIIEVGLEGSDTPLSQEAEIHRSIYNKYKNINHIIHANTPDFMTVSCAGINLRPLLDDFAQIAGTLVKNVESDTARIVAALRRCSVVFVCNNGALCCGNSEQDAVAVRMVTEKACKALIAASFIGEIKPINRLECSLMRFVYLKKYSKQANNKL comes from the coding sequence ATGGATATAAATGAGGCCAAGGAGTTGGTTATACAGGCAGGTGAGAAGTTGGTCCGGTCTGGACTTATTGCTCGTACATGGGGAAATATAAGCTGCCGTATAGATCAAAACCATTTTGCTATAACTCCCAGTGGCAGGGACTATCTGTCGCTTACTCCTGAACAAATAGTAGTTGTTGAGATAGAGGATGGCAGCTATAACGGTAATATAAAGCCATCGTCTGAAAAAGGGATACATGTTGAAGTTTATAAACTTAACCCTGAAATTAATTTTATTATACATACTCATCAGCAAAATGCTTCTGTAGTGAGCGCTTTAGGCTTGGATTCTATCGAAGTAGCCGATGAATTTTTTTACCTAGGAGGCCAAGTGATATGTGCACCGTATGCTCTCCCTGGGACTAAAAAGTTGCACCGCAATGTATCTGATGCAGTGGTCCGTTCGAGAGGAAAGGCAGTTATTATGAAAAACCATGGGGCTCTTTGTATAGGTGAAAACTATCAAGAGGCATTTATGGTAGCATCACAGCTGGAAGATGCTTGTGATAGATTTGTAAAGGAACAATACCTTAAAGTCAGTGGACAGACTGATTTTGACCCATATCAAATGAGGAGTTTTGCTCTTTCCCGTTTGCGCAGGAAGGATAAGATCGATGAAGACTGTATACCAGGTCATGATTATCAAAGCCAGCGGACACAAAAAGGATTTATTTTGTATCAAACCCCGGGGGAAATTATAGAGGTTGGGCTCGAAGGTTCGGATACTCCTCTTTCCCAAGAGGCCGAGATTCACAGATCTATTTATAACAAATATAAAAATATCAATCATATAATACATGCTAACACTCCAGATTTTATGACAGTATCTTGTGCAGGTATAAATCTCCGACCGCTTCTTGATGATTTTGCACAGATTGCAGGAACCTTGGTGAAAAATGTAGAAAGCGATACTGCTCGAATTGTGGCAGCACTTAGAAGATGTTCTGTAGTCTTTGTTTGCAACAATGGAGCCTTATGCTGTGGTAATTCTGAACAAGATGCTGTTGCTGTCAGGATGGTGACGGAAAAAGCTTGTAAAGCTTTGATAGCAGCTTCTTTTATAGGAGAAATAAAACCCATAAATCGTTTAGAGTGTAGTTTGATGCGGTTTGTATATTTAAAAAAATATTCAAAGCAAGCAAATAACAAGTTATAG
- a CDS encoding aminotransferase class III-fold pyridoxal phosphate-dependent enzyme: protein MDRRFAISEYPDAAAVTRQLDRLIEKPIYTIKPEALKSYVEEYYQKKCAKSKEMIEQAKKIIPGGVQHNLAFNYPFPLVFTKAEGAYLYDIDGNKYYDFLQAGGPTVLGSNPVQVRSKVIELLNDCGPSTGLFHEFEYKIGKKISESMKSVEMFRMLGSGTEACMAAIRVARLATKKKNIIKMGGAYHGWSDQLAYGIRVPGSKWTQAHGVPRFCFKHTQEFFPNDLNDLERRLRFNKARGGTAAVFIEPVGPESGTRPVDKDFNKGVEYLCRKYGALLVFDEVVTAFRIGMAGAQGYFDVSPDLTIFGKVIAGGYPGAGGLGGKKEYMKYLAAGIQSGDKHKKALVGGTMAANPLSCVAGYYTLCEIEMTNAAQKAGKMGDKLIKGLQELIKKYDLPFVAFNQGSICHLETVGTMHFSIDWSRPWQIPKVIRATSERKKEMEHMGAAYMAEGIVTLAGSRLYTSAAYDEEMIDDVLKRFENVFKNVGLKA from the coding sequence ATGGATAGAAGGTTTGCTATTTCAGAATATCCCGATGCTGCTGCAGTGACCAGGCAACTTGACCGACTTATCGAAAAACCCATCTATACTATCAAACCAGAAGCTTTAAAATCTTATGTAGAAGAATATTACCAAAAGAAATGTGCAAAATCCAAAGAAATGATTGAACAAGCAAAAAAAATAATTCCCGGTGGAGTACAGCATAATCTTGCTTTTAACTATCCGTTTCCCCTAGTGTTCACCAAGGCTGAAGGAGCTTACTTGTATGACATAGACGGCAACAAATATTATGATTTTCTGCAGGCGGGGGGACCTACAGTATTGGGCAGCAACCCTGTCCAAGTGCGTAGCAAGGTGATTGAGCTTTTAAATGATTGCGGCCCCTCTACAGGGCTTTTTCATGAATTTGAATATAAGATTGGGAAGAAGATTTCTGAAAGCATGAAATCAGTGGAAATGTTCAGAATGCTAGGATCAGGAACTGAGGCCTGCATGGCAGCTATACGAGTTGCACGTCTTGCTACAAAAAAGAAAAATATCATCAAGATGGGTGGAGCTTATCACGGTTGGAGCGATCAGCTTGCATACGGGATACGTGTTCCAGGCTCAAAATGGACTCAAGCCCATGGAGTTCCCCGTTTTTGTTTTAAGCATACACAAGAGTTTTTCCCAAATGATTTGAATGACCTTGAAAGAAGATTGCGATTTAACAAGGCGCGTGGAGGGACAGCTGCTGTATTTATAGAGCCTGTAGGCCCTGAAAGCGGTACAAGACCCGTTGACAAGGATTTCAACAAGGGGGTTGAATACCTCTGCCGTAAATATGGTGCGCTTCTTGTGTTTGATGAGGTTGTGACCGCATTTAGAATAGGTATGGCGGGAGCGCAAGGTTATTTTGATGTTTCTCCTGATTTGACTATATTCGGGAAAGTCATTGCCGGAGGGTATCCAGGTGCAGGGGGCTTGGGTGGCAAGAAAGAATACATGAAGTATCTGGCGGCAGGAATACAATCGGGTGACAAGCATAAAAAGGCACTGGTAGGAGGTACTATGGCGGCAAATCCCCTCAGCTGTGTTGCTGGTTATTATACATTATGTGAGATTGAGATGACTAATGCAGCGCAGAAGGCGGGAAAAATGGGCGATAAGTTGATAAAAGGTTTACAAGAACTTATTAAAAAATATGACTTACCCTTTGTAGCTTTTAATCAAGGTTCCATCTGCCACCTAGAGACTGTTGGAACTATGCATTTTTCAATTGACTGGTCAAGACCTTGGCAAATTCCTAAAGTTATAAGGGCTACCTCTGAACGTAAAAAAGAGATGGAACACATGGGTGCCGCATATATGGCAGAAGGGATTGTTACTTTGGCAGGCAGCAGGCTTTACACCAGTGCAGCCTATGATGAAGAAATGATTGACGATGTGCTCAAAAGATTTGAAAATGTATTTAAAAATGTAGGCCTGAAAGCATAG
- a CDS encoding aldehyde dehydrogenase, with amino-acid sequence MSDIEMILQKQRDYFKTGKTKDLSFRIEKLKLLKYAIENNEKQIMTALEKDLNKSPFESYETEIGMVLEELKFTIKNLKKWAKPKKVRTPLMHFISSSYIYHEPYGISLIMSPWNYPFQLSLVPLIGSMAAGNCSVVKPSAYSPNTSELIANMIAEYFDKSYITVVLGGREANQDLLTHKFDYIFFTGSIEVGKIVMQSASKYLTPITLELGGKSPCIVDRGANMQMAAKRIVWGKFLNAGQTCVAPDYLLVHKDDKDQIINLMGDYIKEFYGDHPVENKELPKIINHKHWARLNNLMQDGRIVVGGKCHENTLKIEPTIMDMVSWEHPIMQQEIFGPILPILEYDSLEQVIQMINDRPKPLALYFFSSNKTNQAKILKNISFGGGCINDTIVHLANPNMPFGGVGNSGMGEYHGKKSFETFSHTKSILKKSNLLDIQLRYPPFENKLKILKKFLG; translated from the coding sequence ATGTCAGATATTGAAATGATATTGCAAAAACAGAGAGATTATTTTAAAACAGGCAAAACAAAAGACTTGTCATTTCGGATAGAAAAACTAAAATTATTGAAATATGCCATAGAAAATAATGAAAAACAAATAATGACAGCTTTAGAAAAAGATCTGAATAAATCCCCCTTTGAATCCTATGAAACTGAAATAGGAATGGTACTGGAGGAACTCAAGTTCACTATAAAAAATTTGAAAAAGTGGGCAAAGCCTAAAAAAGTAAGAACACCTCTCATGCATTTTATCTCCAGCAGCTATATATACCACGAACCATATGGAATATCCCTGATTATGTCTCCCTGGAACTATCCCTTTCAGCTCAGCTTGGTTCCCCTGATCGGCTCTATGGCTGCAGGCAATTGTTCTGTGGTAAAACCATCAGCATATTCCCCTAACACTTCAGAACTAATCGCAAATATGATAGCTGAATATTTTGATAAATCCTATATCACTGTAGTTCTGGGAGGAAGAGAAGCAAACCAAGATCTGCTTACCCATAAATTTGATTATATATTTTTTACCGGGAGCATCGAAGTAGGCAAAATCGTAATGCAGTCCGCCTCTAAATATTTAACCCCTATAACCCTTGAGTTAGGGGGGAAAAGCCCCTGCATTGTAGATAGAGGAGCCAATATGCAAATGGCAGCCAAGAGGATTGTCTGGGGTAAATTTTTAAATGCAGGCCAAACCTGCGTTGCTCCTGATTATTTGCTAGTACATAAAGATGACAAAGATCAGATTATAAATTTAATGGGTGATTATATCAAAGAGTTTTATGGTGATCATCCTGTTGAAAATAAAGAGCTCCCTAAAATCATAAACCATAAACATTGGGCCAGACTTAACAACTTGATGCAAGATGGCAGAATTGTCGTAGGAGGAAAATGCCATGAGAACACGCTCAAAATAGAACCTACAATAATGGATATGGTCTCATGGGAACACCCTATAATGCAGCAAGAGATATTCGGCCCTATATTACCTATATTGGAATATGACAGTTTAGAGCAGGTCATTCAAATGATAAACGATAGACCCAAACCCCTTGCCCTTTATTTTTTCTCATCAAACAAAACAAATCAGGCAAAAATACTAAAAAATATATCCTTTGGAGGAGGTTGTATAAATGATACGATAGTACATCTTGCAAATCCTAATATGCCTTTCGGTGGTGTAGGAAATAGTGGTATGGGTGAGTATCACGGCAAAAAATCATTTGAAACTTTCAGCCATACAAAGAGCATTTTAAAAAAATCAAATTTATTGGATATACAACTAAGATATCCCCCATTTGAAAACAAATTAAAAATACTTAAAAAATTTCTTGGATAA